TATTTCAAATCATAAACAACATAAAAATGGTGAAATGGCTTACTGGGTAGGAGAAGAATACTGGGGAAATGGATATGGAACCGAAGCAGCAAAAGCAATGATAGACTTTGTTTTTAAAGAGAAGAATTTTCATAGAGTTTATGCACGTTATTTTAAATCGAATCCCTCATCTGGAAAGATAATGAAAAAGTGTGGAATGGTATACGAAGGTACTCTAAAAGATCATTTTTATAAAAATGACTCTTTTGATGATCTTGTTTTTTATGGCATTATTAATCCGATGAAATAAGTAAATAACAGACCCTTTTGAAAAAGGGTCTGTTATTTTTGTTTTATCCACCGAAGAAAGAGAATAAAAGGAAAGCAACAATATTTACGAAAACAGCCAATACTAAGATACAGATTAACGGCCAAAATTAGAGTGATTCAGCTTTTAGAACTTCGGAAGTTGTCAAGGTAATCGTATCGAATATGTAAGTGGAAGCTAAACTTCAGTTTCACACTATTTTAGATCAAGTGTTTCCTGGATGCCGAAAGGTTTTTGGTGACTTATTTTCAAAGTTTTCATAATTGATGCTCTTTTCTTAAGCAACTATCAGAGGGGAAATTTGAACTTGGACAAAACACGAGTAATGGTTTACTTCATTCTTTTTATGGCTAAAATTTCCGATAGATTATTAAATGGGTGAATTCATCGTAAGAACTCATAATCAAATGTTTATAAAACGGTAACGCTTTATCGAAAAGAAAGAGACTAGCGGTCAAGTACGGTCTATCAAGAATCCTTTGTTGAGAAGGAAAGAATGGACGTTTAGGAATGTTAAAAAATAAAGCTGCAAGCCATTACGTTATCCTCTTTTTTTAAAAAAGAAAAGAAAGAAGGAATTCTTAATTAAAGAATTCCTTCTTTGACATACTATTTGTTAAGAAATGATTTTTCGAAAAAATCTAGAAGATGCTCTAGAGTGATTGGGTCACTGTATGTGGATGCTTTACTATTTATTTCAAATATACGATCGTTCTTAACTGCAGGTATATTTTTCCATGTTTCGGTTTCCACAAATGAATTAACCACATCGGGATTTTTACTAAAGATAATATAATCTCCAGTATACTCAGGAAGCACTTCCGATGAGAGGACATAAATGCCGGATTTAAGTGCTTTTTCTTTTACTTTTTCAGGCATTTTCAAATCCATT
The DNA window shown above is from Peribacillus sp. FSL P2-0133 and carries:
- a CDS encoding GNAT family protein, yielding MIYNKAEKTIETERLLLRIFKESDAKNVSRMCNNYNIYKSTLNLPYPYPLECALSWIVTHEQNFELDRMYEFAITDKNSGQLYGAIAISNHKQHKNGEMAYWVGEEYWGNGYGTEAAKAMIDFVFKEKNFHRVYARYFKSNPSSGKIMKKCGMVYEGTLKDHFYKNDSFDDLVFYGIINPMK